In Candidatus Electrothrix scaldis, the genomic window GAAGCGGACAATTACCGTAGCACCTTGAACAAGGTAACCAGTTGCGGAGATTATCTCGAAAAAGCTTCAGTGAACCCACTTGATGGCTTAACATCAGAAGGTGATGGAATTCGTTGTCTCAAACGCAGCCCCTCCTCTTCGCTACCGGACATATGGTATGGCGCAGGAGAACAGGATGGCAAACCATACCACCATTTCGGCTTTATCACGAAAGGCAACAACATGACATCAGGAACGGCTGCTGATCTCTGTAATAACCCTGAATCATCTTGCAGGAAAACTGCCAAAAATGGGCTCACCATCACACCTGAAATGGACTGCTGGCAAGAGACGCAATATCTCATTACAGGAGACTGGAATGAACGTTGGAACGGCGGTAAGGAGTATGACTGTAAGATAATATTACAGTATTAAACCGCAAAATACGTAGCATACGTAGAATACGCAGAACAGGAAATCCAGCAATAGAATCCCCCCTCATGATACTTATCATACAATTCGGCCTCTACCTCCTGCTCATGCTGGGCATCGGGTATTACGCCATGCGCCGCACCCAAAATAATGAGGATTTTATCATTGGCGGCCGCACCTTGGGACCGATTACAACGGCCATCAGCGCCGGAGCCTCGGACATGAGCAGCTGGCTGCTGCTGGGACTCCCCGGTGCAGTCTTTGCCAGCGGTCTGGTTGAGGGCGTCTGGATTTCCCTGGGGCTCATCCTGGGTGCTTATGCTAATTGGCGTATTGTGGCACCGCGCCTCAGGGCTTATAGCGAGCAGCTCAATGCGGTCACCCTGCCCACCTACCTCTCCGACCGTTTTGAGGACAGCTCAGGCATCCTCAAAAGCGTTTCCACCGTATTAATCCTGATCTTTTTCACCCTCTATGTTGCCTCTGGACTGAAAGGCGGCACTCTGCTCTTTGCTCATAGTTTTGAGGCCAGCGAACAAACCGCCCTGCTGATTACCACGGTGGTCATTGTTTCTTATACCTTTCTCGGTGGCTACTTGGCAGTCTGCTGGACAGACCTGGTTCAGGGATTGCTCATGCTCGCCGCCTTGGTTGCTTGCTCTCTGCTCGCCCTCTTTGCCATCTCCGGCTCAGGAGTGGATATTACCGCAGCAAAACCAGAGGCATTCCAGCTCAAGACAACCTGGCTCACCGGAGCCTCACTCATGGCCTGGGGCCTGGGATATTCCGGGCAACCCCATATTCTGGCTCGGTTCATCGGGATCAAAGGGGTTGAAGACGTTACCGCTGCCCGTTGGATCGGCATGAGCTGGATGATCATTTGCCTAATTCTTGCGGTTGAAATCGGCCTGCTTGGTATCGGCTATAATGCCATTGCCCCATTGGATGGCCTTGCCCAGCAAAGTGGCAATAGCGAACTCATCTTTCTCGCTCTTGTCAGCGCCCTGTTCCATCCCCTTGTTGCAGGCTTTATCCTGGCCGCTGTTCTGGCAGCAGTAATGTCCACTGCGGATTCCCAGCTCCTGGTGCTCAGCTCGGCTTTAACCGAGGACCTCCCCTTGTTCAAGCGCCTCAGCAGCAAACAACGGGCCTGGGTCAGCAGATTTGGAGTAGTCGGCTTTGCCCTGCTTGCCTACTATCTGGCCTCAGCCAGCAATGACACCATCCTGACGATGGTCGGTTATGCCTGGGGTGGCTTTGGAGCCGCCTTCGGCCCTGTGGTTATTCTTTCTTTGATCTGGCGCAAGACCACCAAATACGGGGCCTTGGCAGGAATGCTCGCCGGTGCAGCCACGATTTATATCGTGAAGAACTATATCAGTCTGGAGGAGGAGTATCTCTATGAGCTGCTGCCTGGCTTTATCGTTGCCTTTCTGACCATTATCCTCATCAGTGCGCTCACCGAGATGCCCTCAGAAAAGGCACTCCAAAAATTCGATGCGGCAAGGCAGCAGGTCAAGGCCAGTTGAAGAATGCCGAGGAGATGCTAAAAAATACTACTCGACAGCTATGCATATAGACATTATTATTTATGCATATGGAGGTTACCTATGAGAACAACATTGGATATTCCTGAAAGTCTTATTACTGAAGCAATGCAGCTAACCAGTATCAAAACAAAAACTGCTCTGATTATCCGTGCATTAGAAGAACTTGTCCGAAAAAACAAGATTGCTGAAATTAAAAAATACAAAGGCAGAATCGACCTGGATACAGATCTTGATATTTTAAGGGATCGCAAATGAGCGTTCTGGTTGACAGCTCGGTATGGATTGATTATTTCCGTGGATCAGACAATACAAATAGACTGGATTACTTAATTGTTGAAGGACTTCTTGTTACCAACGACTTGATCCTTGCAGAGCTGATTCCGCCCCTCAATGTCAGGAAACAACGTCGAGTAATCTCTTTGCTAAAAGCACTCTCCAGAATTCCTGTCAATATTGACTGGGAGGATATTATCGACATGCAGACCAAATGCATCCGCAACGGAATCAATAAAGTAGGCATTC contains:
- the putP gene encoding sodium/proline symporter PutP, encoding MILIIQFGLYLLLMLGIGYYAMRRTQNNEDFIIGGRTLGPITTAISAGASDMSSWLLLGLPGAVFASGLVEGVWISLGLILGAYANWRIVAPRLRAYSEQLNAVTLPTYLSDRFEDSSGILKSVSTVLILIFFTLYVASGLKGGTLLFAHSFEASEQTALLITTVVIVSYTFLGGYLAVCWTDLVQGLLMLAALVACSLLALFAISGSGVDITAAKPEAFQLKTTWLTGASLMAWGLGYSGQPHILARFIGIKGVEDVTAARWIGMSWMIICLILAVEIGLLGIGYNAIAPLDGLAQQSGNSELIFLALVSALFHPLVAGFILAAVLAAVMSTADSQLLVLSSALTEDLPLFKRLSSKQRAWVSRFGVVGFALLAYYLASASNDTILTMVGYAWGGFGAAFGPVVILSLIWRKTTKYGALAGMLAGAATIYIVKNYISLEEEYLYELLPGFIVAFLTIILISALTEMPSEKALQKFDAARQQVKAS
- a CDS encoding type II toxin-antitoxin system VapB family antitoxin, with translation MRTTLDIPESLITEAMQLTSIKTKTALIIRALEELVRKNKIAEIKKYKGRIDLDTDLDILRDRK
- a CDS encoding PIN domain-containing protein — encoded protein: MSVLVDSSVWIDYFRGSDNTNRLDYLIVEGLLVTNDLILAELIPPLNVRKQRRVISLLKALSRIPVNIDWEDIIDMQTKCIRNGINKVGIPDLIIAQNAILNNLDLYTHDKHFKLMSQHISLSLY